GTCGCCACTTTGAGTCTGTCCGTTTGTCGtctgttttttttacattcttcCCAAAAATTGCTAGATGAATTGAAACCAAAGTTTCTTTCATACttcatacaatatttttttctttgaaatttgctGTTTTGTCCAGGTTGATCAACAAACATGGCCTGTGTGGCTAACAAAGAGCATAATATTTAAACTGCAATTTTATACGAATAAATCGAAAAATGCAGCAAAAAAGGAAAAGCAACAACTTAATAATGGCCAACAAAACATGCTCTTACTATCTTcctgatatttttgaaaaaatgttttgaccTATTTTTCGAGTTATTGACCCTGAAATATTGAAGTTTTAGACGCCAGGATTAAATTTGAAACTAAACCACTTACGACTTGTTTGcccttgttttttgtttaaaaggTAAAGGAGACAgcaaaaggcaaaacaaaaatcgAAGACAAACGCGTAGCAACCGTATACAAAAGTATTcggaaaaaaacataaattcatAGAATATTCTCACAGACCTAAACATCGAGTAACTGGATCACCAAACAAAAAGAAGATACAGGTGAACCCAGGTACTACACACGTATTAACAGTCAGTTTAACATGGTAAATATGGACACATTTTTAGCTAATCGTCACTGTGAGTCCGACCGTTTGtcgtctgtttttttttacattcgtCTTAAAAATAGCTCGATGAATTGAAACCAAAGTTTCTTTGCTTCATCTACAATAATTCTTTCTTTGAAATTTGCTATTTTGTCCAGGTTGATCAACAAACATGGCCTGTGTGGCTAACATAGAGCATAGGATTAAAACTGCAATTTTAAACGAATAAATCGAAAAATACAGCAATAAAAGGAAATACAACAACTTGAAAATGGCCGACAAAACATGCTCTTGCTATCTCcctgatatttttgaaaaatgttttgacaaatttttcgaGTTACTGCCctgaaatattgaatatttaactttattttgaaaaaaacagtGTATTACAGAATGgatttcgaaaagctaaggagcTAGGTACAAGTggacattttaaaagtaaatttcataGCAATTTCTATCTGTTTGAAAATTTCCAGAAGAATCTTAAGATCTTTTATGCAGTTATTGTCTCTGAAAGACattttttgtttgcaaatttCATAAGTTGCATAAACTGTTAattctaaataatatttatataatttgtttgtaaCGTGAATTTAAGTCACTTTGTTGCAAATATAGTTAAAGCAAgtattatgatttaaaaaaaaaaatcctcattcAAAATGAATGTTTGTACAAAGCggcataactcaaaaactaaagatGCCTCTCACTgatattttacatattaattttacttacgtttttatcattcaaacgaaGATTCgtatacagaaaaaaattaataaatagttgctccttttttagatattttaaacCTACATTTTGAATTGCAAATATATAATTttggtggattttttttttatcttattgggAATCATACCAAATCATCTTATGTTTATATCCAACATCTGGAGCATTACTGAAAAAGTGTTGAAGTCTTTACGACAATCTGTCATTTGCAGATACCATGCAGATGACAGCTATACGCCTTCCATTCTCAATACTACTGTATAGGTTAAACATGCATGATTATTTCAATCTGATTACTTAATATATTATATCCCCGATAAAAAAATACGGTATTTCTTGCCGATCAATTTTTATAGATTGAGGAAGACGGAGTGCTCAGCCATAACCACTGACTTTCGATACGAGCCTGACAATTCTACTTAATTAAGGTTTGAGTCGGACACACTTGTCATGAGTGTGATTCAAACTAGCCTTAGTGTTTACAGGCTAGTTTTACAACAGTTTTACTACTAAGACAACTCGGCCATAGAGACTTCTCAGTTACTTAGAATCTCCTTGATATTAGAGTGGTTTTGTTTATGTCAAGACACATTTATGTTAGCGACTtcggtaaataaaggcaacagtagtataccgctgttcaaaaatcatcaatcgattgagagaaaaacaacaaatggaagtttttaacgacattgagtggctatacagcccttgcacgatcggtttgagagaaaaaaaatccgggttacaaactaataccgagggaaacacatcagctatataaaaaaaccaacggtaaaataaatattgaagtgCAACTAAAACAAAgtcaatgcaacatacatagaaacgaattataagataacaactgccattttcctaaattgataaaatgaatatacaTGAGCGTTACATATCAATGGCAATATTTACACGCCAAACGACAGGACAAAGGATATGATCCACTTTGCGATGGGAATGCAACAATGAAATATTGGAATAATCATGTTTGAATTGGTTATGGTTTGAGGACAACAATCAATGTCAATCTGATTTGAAGCTCGGTCTCTggttcttctttttttcttctttttcttttggtatacaatatttCATCGTCATCTGATGATTCGTAAGAATCCTAATACATTTAAAGTTCATTAGGATATATTAGGTGCATAGTAAACCtagtttaaaagaagtctgagtacgatgtcagaaaaggtaacaaattaaaagaaacttaacaaacaaaatgacaaaagttCATTATGATATAATAGATACATGCACtcacaaaaatgtaaataatccATTGACAGGGAATACCAATATATCTGAAAATCATATTCAAGAACTTGAACTCGGTCAAGCGCTTTACGAATGATACTTATATTTCTATACCTGCGTggttacataatttttttttaacataaaaagagTTACCCGGAAGAAAAGTATCAAATGCTATTAGTTAAAGCGTATGGTAGATCCCTTCAATAGGTTTTGTCAATCCGCATATAAAAGAGTAGGTTTGCcaagatatttaaattttttgaaatagtGTACGATAGTTATTTTCCGTAACTGTGGACAGATACAATTTTGACAACTGAATCAATTTAAGCCACAACACAAATGATTCTGTGATCTGTTCGTGGTCTTTTTTCATGTGTGCGTGTTTTTATATGGAATTATAACGATATGAGTTAAATATGTCTGggtttaaacacatttattaggATGTATAACTGTATTTGTCAGATAGTGCCGGTCCTTTTCATGTTACTTAATTTAGTATATACTCAAGACTGTAACATTACAGTTTATGATCATTTATCAGAACAAGTGAAAATAGCTGACTGCAGTAAAAGAGGTTTTAGCGAAGTTCCACATGCACTCCCACGTGATATCACCGTTCTGGATCTTAGTGGAAACAAACTTCGTCATATCAGTAATTACTCTTTTGAAAATTACAGTTTATTGCACAATTTATCGTTGGCTAAAAACGAACTTCACATTATTGAGGATCATGCATTTTATGGATTAAGCCGATTGAAGGTTTTGAATATGAGTGAAAATATTTTGAACCTAAGATATGTCTATACACCACAAATGCTTTTGCCGTTGCAAAATTTGATTGATCTGGACATACGACGGAATATTCCGAATCAACCAACAGTGGATTTATACCATTATCCTGATCAAGCTTTTGCAGTTTTAAAAAAGCTAGAATTCTTAGCATTAGATATGGCTCCAAATCCGATTTTCGGAATAGGATTTCAAGGGCTGAAAAATCTGAAATCGTTAacgtttgaattttgttttttaaaatatcttcGCGGATATACATTCGAAAACTTTTCATCGAATCTAGACGAATTGAAACTGACTAGATGTCATTTAAATTTTTCGGAAGTTGAAAACAATGCTCTTGTCCCTTTTCCTAAAATTACCAAAATACATTTTGAAGAATCATGCATGCATCTGATAGGGGCTCTTAACATGCTGTCGCCATATAATGgcaaaactattgaaatattgaattttCGAGGTCTTAACTGTCCTATCTTCAATAGTAAAGAATATCCGTTTGCGTTAACTATCACTAGTGACATGATGagacatttgaaaacaatttgtgtAGAAGTTTTAGATTTATCAGACAACGGGATAGTTGATTTTGATGAAAACTCGCTATTGTTATTTGATCGAACAGagtgtttaaaacatttatatttcaaaggaaaCAGGTTTGCGTTTGCTTATGGAAGACATATGGACgagttaaaatcattttttaacaaATCTGTTGCATTGAAAACATTTGACTATTCTTATATTCCAGTTCGGTTTAAGCtgaaagaaaaagatttttatcACCAAGGACAAGACAACCATGTTTCTAACAATTTAGTATATTTACCACGTTCTTTAGAAAAATTATCTATGAGTAATATAATCTGTGAAGATATTGGTAGAATATTTTATATACGTCAAGGAAGCAATTTGACGTATCTTGATATATCGTTCGGTTATTCAAATAATGCTGTCCTGTTTGAAGTAAACGCAACAAACAAAGTTGAAACTTTAGTCTTAGATGGTCATTTCCACTGGACATTGCACCAAATAGAGCTAGTTAATTTCATAAATGTAAAAACTTTATTGAGGAGAAATGCTGGGTTGGATGAGTTTATGATGCGTTATCCTCCAGACGACAATCTTAAACGATTCATAGCACTTTTACGAAAACTTAGATATCTCGAACATTTGGATATATCAAAAAATAGTATCTTTAATTTACCAGAGaatgtattttttaataatgGACATCTTTCCGAATTATCACTGTCTAACAATTTATTTCAGTCCATTCCAAGTCAGATTACATCTAATAATAACATGAAATCACTAGACCTGCACAATAACTTACTACCAACAGTGGATCATAAAACTCGTGTTTGGGCAGATTTAATGAATCAACAGCATGGTTTATATTTTCTTCTTGATggcaatgcatttgaatgtaaTTGTGATAATTTTGATTTCATCAAGTGGATACAAGAAACCAAAGTAAAACTTGATACCAGATCATACAAATGTACACTTTTAAACGGTACTGTGATAACCGTACTCGAAGCATATGAAcagatgcatgatttgttttccGGCTGTAGAAATTCAATATGGCTGATGGTTTCTTCCATTTTGATAGGAACAGGTTGTATTATGACTCTGCTACTTGTAATATATAGTAGACGATGGAACATAGCTATATTGTTTTACCGCATATTCCGAAAAATTGTTGAAAAGAAATACGGTAAAAATTAcacttttgatgtttttgtttcataTGGAGGGGATAGCATACCTTGGATTAAAAACTACTTCATTCCAAAGCTAGAAGACGAATGGAAGCTTAAAATATGCATAAAAGATCGCGACTTTTactatattttttacttttattataatcctggtacttttgataactatttacggcGGACACTCATTTTATGATGCAGAGGCAGAGAGCATAGAAAACAGTagacatgttatatttttactTACTCCCATATTTAAAGTCTCGCGAGAATGTCTGTTTGAAATTGATAGAGTGAAACATGAAATAAGTATGCAGAACATTGAAAATATTATAGTTATATCTAAAGACATTACTTTAAAAGATATTCCTGAAGGACTTACTCATATTTGGAACTATGTATTATTCATTCAGTGGCCAGAAGACTGTAATGATCATGACTTAACATGGCAAAAATTGAGAAAGTGGATTTCTGGTGATTTTCTGTATTAGAATATATGACACCAAATTAATGCAGTGCGAACGACAGGTTTATCTACAAAAagacatttataaatattatatgcGTTCGAAACGATTTTCTGGATTCACCTTTACCGGGAACGCTTTAGGCAACAAAAAAAAGACCAATGGTGCCGAAAGACGTGAAGGGCCTTCTTAACATTTAAATTATATCAGACTCTATATGAGGTAAATTTTGGCTGGGGGAGTTGAAACCCTAACTATCACAGTGATTCCGCTAGGCAGTGGTCACATGACATTTGCCAATATTTCTCTCAATGTGCTGACTTTAAAAATTTCAGGTGAATTCTTaataatagacaactttcgagttcgatgcatttccgtcaaataATTTGGTTTAAGTGAGCATCATTCGTGagtttaggggcatcgtcacttccgttccctgatgagcgagtggttggaaaactatgatgctatattgcacgaattattcggcaaattgagttctgataattgacaatcagcaatgctgtcattagggaattgtgattaagtacctacagaacaaacattatttctagtttatcctgcacaatgacgatcacttagacgcttgatgaacgttattAGTTTAGGGATACAGGCAAGCTCCTCTTTCTGGTTAATGACGTCacaaaggcgcgcataattgacgagtttttttgcGGTAAAGGACATACACGAAAGTGGTATATTGCCCTTATGACATTTGAATAAAAGTCTGTCTTGATTATTGTTATCAAGAGACAGGGATGGATTTATGTTTGGAAATGTCTCGGTTATATCAATAAAATGACAAACCTCttcaaaataccaaaataaacatttgaaagaATTTAACCATAACATTAACAAAATTTCGAAAGGATTGTCATTGATAAGcgaaaatgaaattaattttatcCTTAAATTgtcccattattttttttttaaatgaaagaataagcAAAAATCTTGTGCATAACAGATATGTCTTAATTCCCCTTCATCAGGGTCGCTCGTAGCAATAAAAATCCGGCTAATTTAATGACACTGACTGGCGTAAAATGAAGAACTGCTACTTGTAATATATAGTAGACGATGGAACATAGCTATATTGTTTTACCGCATATTCCGAAAAATTGTTGAAAAGAAATACGGTAAAGATTAcacttttgatgtttttgtttcataTGGAGGGGATAGCATACCTTGTATTAAAAACTACTTCATTCAAAGGCAAGAAGACGAATGGAAGCTTAAAATATGCGTAAAAGATCGCGACTTTTACGACGGACACTCATTTTATGATGCAGAGGCAGAGAGCATAGAAACCAGtagatatgttatatttttacttaCTCCAATATTTAAAGTCTCGCAAGACTGTCTGTTTGAAATTGATAGAGCGAAACATGAAATAAGTATGCAGAACATTGAAAACATTATAGTCATATCTAAAGACACTACGTTAAAAGGTATAACTGAAGTGCTTACTCATATTTGGAATTAGGTGTTATTCATACAATGGCCAGAAGACTGTAATGATCATGATTTTACATGGCAAAAAATTGAGAAAGTGGATTTGCAATGATTTCATTTATTAGATTGTATGATAACATATTCATTTAGTTAGAACAACAAGTGTCTGTTACAGGAATATAACAGATGTCATAAAGTCATTTGATGTGttcaagcttttgattttgccatatgataagggactttccgttttgaattttccctttTCAAAGCGATTTGAACGCATGAAATTGTTTTAAgtgctgttttcttttttttttttttttgacaacacGGAAGAACGttttcataaattatattttaaatggtAGTTTGTGATcttttttgtctttataaatGTGCAAGAAAATTATTGCATCAGAACAATTGTGTACACGTATATAATAATATACATCATATACatcttttataaaaaagaaatagaggAAAACAAACCTGTTCTTCCCTGTATTGAATTTACTGATgacataatctttattttttctttaaataatgtgAAAATAGCTTAAGGTGGTTATATAACATGATTCTATTGAAATAGAAcgcaatgatttatttttaactCAAATACAAGAGTCATATTGTAATAACTTGAATGAAAGCGTCCGCATCTCAAATATCAAACAATGATGAGTAAGTATAAATGTCTGAACAAATAAGGCAGTGAAACATTTTAGCACGCAACGTTGTCGAATAAGCATAAATTCTTGATCAGTAACAGTTACTAAACGATTTTATTCGGTATCAATCAGcagttttatattttgtcatcaaAAACACATCTGTGCGCATAAAACTAATTGATGAAGGTTCATTTTACGTTTCTATGAAGCATAACTCATAAGTGTCAAACTTTCTACAAAAAACTGACTTTTGCAGATCCCCGATGACAACTATGGGCATTATGCTCTCATTTTTAATGTTTAGGTACGACGTGCGTAATTATTTCAATCTGATGGCTTAATTTATATCCCCGACGCAATTAAAAAGGGATCAGTGATAACAAAAGGCCATGCAATACAAATCCAAGACCAACAGGTTAACGTGTGCGCAGACAGACATACACTGTACAGTgatctaaagttgttaatttctgtgtcatttggtctcttgtggagagttgtctaattggtaatcataccacctcttcctTTTATATAAAGTTCATATAATATTCACACAGAACTTAACATCAAGAAGAAGACGGAGGTGAACACGGGTCTTACGCAAGTGACAACAGTAATGATTTgatttgtgtgtgtgttttaaaCGCCACctcggccagtttttattggtggaggaaaccGGAGTGCCCCAAGAAAACCACCGACGACCTTCGATAGAAAAACTGAAAATCCTAGTAAAAAAAGATTGGATTCGAGTGCACCCAcacggggttcgaactcacaacctcagtgtttacTGGCTAGTGATTATAGTAATAACTATTTAGACCACTCGCCCATCGAGGCCTCCAACTGTATTTATCCGGTGATAAAACGCTTAGAAATTGCGGATCAGTAAAtatcagtggcaaatattacatgctaTATATGGCaagatattaatataatgtaAATATGGACACATGTTTAGCTAGTTATCCTTATGCATTTGTGTCCGTCCATTTGTCGTCCGCAATTTTTTATTTAGGAACTTCGTCTCAAAATTGTTCGATGATAGGCAACTAAAGTTTGTTACTTTAGCTATAATgttgttttctaaaaaaattgctattttgtCCAGGGGGATCAACAAACATGGCCTATGTGGCTATGTGGCTAAAAAGGCATTGGATTCAAACTTCAATTTAAAATGAATACAtcgaaaaatataacaataaaaaaaatggaacaaCTTTGAAAATGGCTGACAAAACATGCTGTTACTATCTtcttgatatttttgaaaatatctttaCCTTTTTTTCGAGTTACTGCCCCTGAAGTGGTGAGTTATCAACATTTTTGGTCAATTCTAGTGTATTACAGAATGAACTTCGAAAAATTGAGGAATGTTACAAGTGGAAATTTTAAAAGTGAATGTCATGCATGGCAATTTTGATCTGTTGTCTCTGAaagaacatttttgttttgttttgcaattTCATAAGTTTgcaagttttaataaaaaaaaaggggggggaattgcagtatgattgctaatgagacgaCTAACCATTCAACAGaatataaagataaacaaaaactATTGAACATAGTTTGAAAATGGAAATAAGCAATTAGGTAGTTTTGAAGTGAAAATTGCAATAAAACAAAACGTAATCACTGTGACAATATCTATACAACATGAAAATCTATTTGGGCTTTAACTTTACTGTTTTTGAATTTGTGTCTGTTacctaaaaaaaaactaagtagTTGTTTTTAGTTCATTCGTGTGCAATTTTGACAAATTCAATAACCAACAACTGAAGTCCTTAGAAAATTACGTTTTGTCCTAATAGTGTCAATTCTCAAGAATTTTGTTTTTAGAAGTAACGTGAATTTAAGACACTTTGTTTCAAATGTAGTTAAATGAAGTCTTATGATTTtgagcccagtagtcaacatttcggtgttgacatgaatatcaataatgtggtcatttttataaatttcctgtttacaaaactttcatttttcgaaaaactaaggattttcttatttcaggcatagattacctgagccgcatttggcacaacttttttgaattttgcatcctcaatgctcttcaactttgtacttgattggctttataaatatttcgatctgagcgtcactgatgagtcttatgtagacgaaacgcgcgtctggcgtactaaataataatcctggtacttttgatatcTATTGAGAACAAAATCCTCATTAAAAAATTAATATTAGTACAAAGCGGTATAACTCATAACTCAAAAACTTCAGAGGCCGCTCATTCTGCTCTCGAACATTTCACTCTTCAATGTAAATTTTACGTAACGgacttatatttttttcatccaaACATAGATTCGTATGAAGAGAAAAATTCAGTTAAACAATTGctccttattttatttattagattataaaacaaacaaaaatgtaatttaGAATATACAATTTTCTTGGATTTTGTCTTATTTACAATCTTACCACTCCACTTAATTTTTATActataatattgaaaaaaacatctGTTAGCATAAAACTGATTGATGAAGGTTCGTTTTTCTTCTTAATGGAGCATTACTGTAAAAGTgttgcataaaattgagaatggaaatggggaatgtgtcaaagagacaacaacccgaccaaataaaaaacaacagcagagggtcaccaacaggtcttcaatgtagcgagaaattcccgcacccggaggcgtccttcagctggccccttaacaaatatatactagtccagtgataatgaacgccatactaatttaagaattgtacacaagaaactaaaattaaaataatacaagactaacaaaggccagaggctcctgacttgggacaggcgcaaaaatgcggcggggttaaacatgtttgtgagatctcaaccctccccctatacctctaaccaatgtagtaaagtaaacgcataacaatacgcacattaaaattcagttcaagagaaatccgagtctgatgtcagaagatgtaaccaaagaaaataaacaaaatgacaataatacataaataacaacagactactagcagttaactgacatgccagctccagacttcaattaaactgactgaaagattatgatttcatcatatgaacatcaggcacaatccttcccgttaggggtttagtatcataccatcataacatatatgagaagaacataacccgtgtcatgccaacaactgtttttttttttaaaaataatgtgtttagttccgatgcaaagaccttatcagtgactcaatattaacgccaaaatatgcaatctttaatgacttgacaacagtatcgtaattatatcccttcttaataagtctattcaaaggttttgtaagtttctgaggtgaatactgacacctttgtgttttataaagaatattaccataaaaaattggatgaaGTCTTTATGATAAACTGACATTCGCAGATCATAATTGACAACTATAGGCATGTCCTTCTCAATTTTActgtatagcatgtataggtaAAACGTGAATAATTATTTCAAtctgataagtttatttatatccCCGATCACACAATCTTAATGTCAAGGAAAATCCTGTTAAATGTGGCAGAAGTTATACGGCTTTTATggtattgtacatgtatgtagacgTCTGTCTGTAGACAATTGGTCAATGTGAAATACCCTTATCATTTGTACCTGTTTGCATTACAATCTTAGCGTGTTTGTCCTAATATTGCAACTTAATCATGTATATGTAAGTGAAGGTAAATGAATAGAATTTCTTCTTCCTTGTTGTGATATCAAATATGTTTAGAAAATTTCAGAAAGACATTTTCTTGTTGACATACCTTCgatgataatgaaaaaaacactCTTTTTTCTCCAGATTATCGTTGCTATCGACGAAACTTATCGAGAGACTATACATCTTT
The window above is part of the Mytilus galloprovincialis chromosome 4, xbMytGall1.hap1.1, whole genome shotgun sequence genome. Proteins encoded here:
- the LOC143071027 gene encoding uncharacterized protein LOC143071027, whose amino-acid sequence is MYNCICQIVPVLFMLLNLVYTQDCNITVYDHLSEQVKIADCSKRGFSEVPHALPRDITVLDLSGNKLRHISNYSFENYSLLHNLSLAKNELHIIEDHAFYGLSRLKVLNMSENILNLRYVYTPQMLLPLQNLIDLDIRRNIPNQPTVDLYHYPDQAFAVLKKLEFLALDMAPNPIFGIGFQGLKNLKSLTFEFCFLKYLRGYTFENFSSNLDELKLTRCHLNFSEVENNALVPFPKITKIHFEESCMHLIGALNMLSPYNGKTIEILNFRGLNCPIFNSKEYPFALTITSDMMRHLKTICVEVLDLSDNGIVDFDENSLLLFDRTECLKHLYFKGNRFAFAYGRHMDELKSFFNKSVALKTFDYSYIPVRFKLKEKDFYHQGQDNHVSNNLVYLPRSLEKLSMSNIICEDIGRIFYIRQGSNLTYLDISFGYSNNAVLFEVNATNKVETLVLDGHFHWTLHQIELVNFINVKTLLRRNAGLDEFMMRYPPDDNLKRFIALLRKLRYLEHLDISKNSIFNLPENVFFNNGHLSELSLSNNLFQSIPSQITSNNNMKSLDLHNNLLPTVDHKTRVWADLMNQQHGLYFLLDGNAFECNCDNFDFIKWIQETKVKLDTRSYKCTLLNGTVITVLEAYEQMHDLFSGCRNSIWLMVSSILIGTGCIMTLLLVIYSRRWNIAILFYRIFRKIVEKKYGKNYTFDVFVSYGGDSIPWIKNYFIPKLEDEWKLKICIKDRDFYYIFYFYYNPGTFDNYLRRTLIL